The sequence GCCTGTCTTGATACACCTATCTTCTCTGCCAACCTTTCTTGAGATAAACCCTTTTCTTCTCTTAAAATACACAAATTTTTATCTAAGTTCATTTTCCTCACCCCTGTATTAAGGATACAAAAATATCACCTAGCTATCTAGCAGGTGATATTAACAATAATGTCAACTAGCAGTTGCAATATTATTCAATTCTAATTTCACAGAATTAAACACTAATACTTATTGTAATGAACCTTATCCTCTGAATACCTATCAACACTTCCTTTATTTTCAGCAGGGTAACCAAGAGATACTAAGGAAAAAGGAATAACATTATCAGGTAAATCTAATAATTTCCTTAATCCTTCAATCCTATCTTCCTCAGGATATACTCCCAACCAGACTGAACCTATATCTTTAGCTGTAGCTGCTAAAAGCATGTTTTGAGTGGCCGCAGAACAATCCTGTACCCAGAATCCTTGATATTTTTCTAAATCAATATTTCCACAAACAAGTATAGCATGCGATGCCTCTTTTAACATACTTGAATATTGATGAAACTTAGGAATTTCATTAAGAATCTCCTTATTATCAATAACTACAAACTCCCAGGGCTGAGCATTACCAGCAGATGGTGCTGACATAGCAGCAGATAAAAGATATTCAATTTCTTCTTTACTTAATTTTTCATCCTTATATTTTCTTATACTCCTTCTTGCCTTAATATTTTCCATTACTTGATTCATATATTATTTCCTCCATCTAAGATTAAGAAATTTTATTTATTATATGTAATTAACGATTATTTTCATAAAGTCTTCTTATTTCTCTCCCTTAATTCTTTTTAGCAACAGTTTATTATGTAAATTCTGATAATATTGGAAATCAAAATATTCTTTTAGAACAGATGAAAAGAATGTATTTTATGAAAAATCATCAGCTATATATAAAGGTTTCCCATATTTAACAATTTGATATTTTAGTAGAGAACCTGCCTTATTAAGCAAAACTAGATCAGTTGCAGTTTTATGTTTAGTAGATATAAGAATGGATAATTCGTTTCTTAACTAGCAATATCTACATCGCTATTATCATTATAATCTCCACGAGCCTGAGAACCAAATAAGATAGCTAATTTATTATTCTCTTTTATTTTAAGGTCATTTATAATTTTTTAAATTTCCTTTTCAATCTCCATAAGAATCACCTTTTCAAAAAATCTTATCACATATTTTCTCCATTTCTGATATAATTATAGCATAAAGAAAGGAATTGAACAAAAAATAATTAGCTAATTGATAAGCAAATTAGGCAAACCGCAGTTTGTATCTTAACTCAATTTATCCGAGAGCTAACTGCCAGGGCCTGTTTTTTAGGTCATCCTTTAGGGCTAATACCCCCACTTCTTTTAAGTAGGGGATAAATGGCACTAACCTCCTGGATTCGTTTTACTTTCTACAGTCTTCAAAATTAAAGTTATTGACTTTCAATTATTATAATCATTCCACATAGGCTCTACAAGAAAGTAAAAACTCATACTGTGAATACTTATATTCTTTCTCCTTAAAAGGAAACTGTTTATCATACTCTTCTAAGCCTTCTGAGTCAATTTTATAGACATCACTGGAATGATATTTCCAATTATCTTCCCCTATAAAACCCTTTTCTAGTTCAAGAACCAAGAGGCTATAAGGGTATTTCCCCTCAGGATTACTAATATTGTAGTCTTTTGAAACTTTAAAGCCATGTTTACAGTAATTATGAGGATGACCTTCAATAATTACTACCTTGTAATTATGCTCTAGAGCGATCTTTATAGAATGATTAATCAAAGCAGTACCAACACCTTTTCTTTGATATTCTGGTAATACACCTATTGGTCCAAAAGTAAGGGTATCAAGTTTGGTATTAGCTTCATCCACGATAAAGGATTTTGTGAACATTATATTTCCAATAATTTCACCATCATGGATAGCGACAAAATCAAGTTCTTTTATAAAATCAGGATGTGTTCTCATTTTATGAACTAAGTAATGTTCATCACAGCCAGGAACATACAAATTCCAGAATGCCT is a genomic window of Halanaerobiaceae bacterium ANBcell28 containing:
- a CDS encoding nitroreductase family protein translates to MNQVMENIKARRSIRKYKDEKLSKEEIEYLLSAAMSAPSAGNAQPWEFVVIDNKEILNEIPKFHQYSSMLKEASHAILVCGNIDLEKYQGFWVQDCSAATQNMLLAATAKDIGSVWLGVYPEEDRIEGLRKLLDLPDNVIPFSLVSLGYPAENKGSVDRYSEDKVHYNKY
- a CDS encoding N-acetyltransferase; its protein translation is MNISIRNEVESDYRKVEELTREAFWNLYVPGCDEHYLVHKMRTHPDFIKELDFVAIHDGEIIGNIMFTKSFIVDEANTKLDTLTFGPIGVLPEYQRKGVGTALINHSIKIALEHNYKVVIIEGHPHNYCKHGFKVSKDYNISNPEGKYPYSLLVLELEKGFIGEDNWKYHSSDVYKIDSEGLEEYDKQFPFKEKEYKYSQYEFLLSCRAYVE